In the Paenibacillus sp. genome, CGTTTCGGTCACCGAAGCGGACGTAGAGGCGTACATCGAAGCGCATCCGGAAGAATTCGCGCCGACGCATGACGTCCGGTACGCGCAAATCGTCGTCGAATCCAGGGAGCGCGCAGCGACGGTGCTCGAGCAGCTTGGCGAAGGGGTCGATTTTGCGCTGCTGGCGCAGGACTTGTCGGTGGACGAGGCGACGGCGGCGAACGGCGGCGACTCCGGCTGGGTGTCGGAGAACGACCCGTTCATTCCCGAAGAGGTCGCGGAAGCGCTCGCCGACATGCAGGTCGGCGACGTCAGTCCGCCGCTCCCGACCCCGGAAGGGCAGTGGCGCATCGTGACGCTGCTCGGCCGACGGACGATCGACCCGCTGGACGATTCCAACGTGCGGGGAGATTTGCGCCGCGAGCTCGCGCTGGCGCAGGCGCCCTCGCTGTTCGACGTCGAATCGAGCCTGCTCGAAAAGTATAACGCAGTTGACTTTCTGTCCACCGATTGATAAGATGGAGTAAAAACCGACCTAATTACTCGGGATTATCCTCTGCCGGTTGTCGGGCGGGTCGGATATAAGGAGGATTCATTCGATTATGGCCAAATTAGTCCAGAACATCACCCAGCTCATCGGAGACACGCCCCTCGTGAAATTGAATCGCGTCGTACCGGAAGACAGCG is a window encoding:
- a CDS encoding foldase protein PrsA, yielding MSREKLLWGLCGALAAAVVALAVMLAGGQPPGGDSSEPGGTADGGGGGSDAPASPERKIAQAGSVALLEEEFIAGLQEAFGREYVQQWLKRTVVRLEAQALGIDVSRAEIDEELRRMQVGYENEAEFYKVMREQLGLSEQALRDDALYRLMLEKIATAGVSVTEADVEAYIEAHPEEFAPTHDVRYAQIVVESRERAATVLEQLGEGVDFALLAQDLSVDEATAANGGDSGWVSENDPFIPEEVAEALADMQVGDVSPPLPTPEGQWRIVTLLGRRTIDPLDDSNVRGDLRRELALAQAPSLFDVESSLLEKYNAVDFLSTD